A stretch of Gossypium hirsutum isolate 1008001.06 chromosome A06, Gossypium_hirsutum_v2.1, whole genome shotgun sequence DNA encodes these proteins:
- the LOC107928759 gene encoding uncharacterized protein, giving the protein MSKERSLAQPSSANRDVGDPRSIEDRTTKKVRFKDGLEDDSVDMIVDSVISPTPSWKDKFLGRESASFELERDVSAVGVDDGCNGDFDLLTDDVQISIVNGIPAINFFDRVKDILLKEMELTVVIKLLGRSIGYNTLHNRISSLWKPISQFHLMDIENGYFLVRFLNKTDYDRILSQGPWIIFGQYLTVQPWTKDFNPLQPYPTVVLAWIRLPGLPGYMFRRQIVEAVGGLIGKVVKLNLQTDKRTMGRFARFAVFINLAKPLVSQVLVDGAVQRVEYEVLPTVCFGCGRYGHVRDLCQMMALDNNYDKLPETTKEVLETDGGGVVEEARPEFWPWMLVERRSGHGKRVGRVNTDRDMGVTDGAKSRKETGKSRFKVLNKAGEISEIYAGESVSVKGAETSSGAIENINFRDRGNNLRDMGSRPVMDLGF; this is encoded by the coding sequence ATGTCTAAAGAACGCTCTCTTGCTCAGCCTTCTTCGGCCAACAGAGATGTGGGAGATCCTCGTTCTATCGAGGATCGGACCACTAAGAAAGTGAGGTTTAAGGACGGTCTTGAGGATGATTCTGTGGATATGATTGTAGATTCTGTTATATCTCCAACACCATCGTGGAAAGATAAGTTTTTGGGTAGAGAATCAGCTTCATTTGAGTTGGAACGCGATGTCTCTGCTGTGGGAGTAGATGATGGATGCAATGGAGATTTTGACTTATTGACAGATGATGTGCAAATATCCATTGTTAACGGGATCCCAGCCATCAATTTTTTTGATCGGGTTAAGGATATTTTGCTCAAAGAAATGGAATTAACTGTGGTTATTAAACTTCTAGGCCGGAGTATCGGCTACAATACTTTACACAATCGCATATCTAGTCTGTGGAAACCTATTTCTCAATTTCATCTTATGGACATTGAAAATGGGTATTTTCTAGTTCGTTTCTTGAATAAGACTGATTACGATCGCATTTTGTCGCAGGGTCCATGGATTATTTTTGGTCAATACCTTACTGTTCAACCTTGGACCAAGGACTTTAATCCTTTGCAACCGTATCCTACTGTGGTCTTGGCTTGGATCCGTCTGCCGGGCTTGCCGGGGTATATGTTCCGTCGGCAAATTGTGGAAGCCGTTGGGGGGTTGATTGGGAAGGTCGTAAAATTGAATCTTCAGACGGATAAGAGAACCATGGGACGTTTTGCTCGATTTGCTGTTTTCATTAATCTCGCGAAGCCGCTGGTGTCCCAAGTCTTGGTTGACGGAGCTGTTCAGAGGGTGGAGTACGAAGTTCTTCCTACGGTTTGTTTTGGGTGTGGTAGGTATGGGCATGTTAGAGATTTATGCCAGATGATGGCCCTGGATAATAATTATGACAAGTTGCCTGAGACGACGAAGGAGGTTTTGGAAACTGACGGAGGAGGAGTAGTTGAGGAAGCGAGGCCGGAGTTTTGGCCTTGGATGCTGGTTGAAAGAAGGTCCGGGCATGGAAAACGGGTTGGCAGAGTTAACACCGACAGAGATATGGGAGTAACAGACGGGGCAAAATCTCGCAAGGAAACTGGAAAATCACGATTTAAGGTGTTAAACAAGGCGGGAGAGATAAGCGAAATTTATGCTGGAGAATCTGTGTCGGTGAAGGGGGCTGAAACAAGTTCTGGTGCTATTGAAAATATCAATTTTAGGGATAGGGGTAATAATTTGAGAGACATGGGTTCTCGGCCAGTAATGGACCTAGGCTTTTAG